Proteins encoded by one window of Micromonospora coxensis:
- a CDS encoding VOC family protein: MGIHRLNHAVLYVSDLERSVAFYRDVLGFRPVAMTPDGFSGAAFLQAPDSTNDHDLGLFEIGASAGRSQAGRATVGLYHLAWELDTLDELARTAERLAAAGALVGTSDHGTTKSLYGQDPDGLEFEIVWIVPADLLDDAALAARKRIGRLDIDRERQRYGGQTRGGVGISVPA; encoded by the coding sequence ATGGGAATCCACCGCCTCAACCACGCCGTCCTCTACGTCAGCGACCTGGAGCGCAGCGTCGCCTTCTACCGTGACGTGCTGGGCTTCCGCCCGGTCGCGATGACCCCGGACGGGTTCTCCGGCGCCGCCTTCCTCCAGGCCCCCGACTCCACCAACGACCACGACCTCGGCCTCTTCGAGATCGGCGCCTCCGCCGGCCGCTCTCAGGCCGGCCGCGCCACCGTCGGCCTCTACCACCTCGCCTGGGAGCTGGACACCCTCGACGAACTGGCCCGCACCGCCGAGCGGCTGGCCGCCGCGGGCGCCCTGGTCGGCACCTCCGACCACGGCACCACGAAGAGCCTCTACGGCCAGGACCCGGACGGGCTGGAGTTCGAGATCGTCTGGATCGTCCCGGCCGACCTGCTCGACGACGCCGCGCTGGCCGCCCGCAAGCGCATCGGCCGGCTCGACATCGACCGCGAGCGGCAGCGCTACGGCGGCCAGACCCGCGGCGGGGTGGGGATCTCCGTCCCGGCCTGA
- a CDS encoding RrF2 family transcriptional regulator, whose amino-acid sequence MQISARGDYAVRAALSLATAYPSLLSTQAIATEQDMPRKFLEAVLADLRRAGIVRAQRGAEGGYTLARPPREVTVGAILRAVEGPLAGVRGLRPEQTRYEGAAENLPRLWVAVRAAVRQVLDEVSLAEIISGRLPAHVRRLTALPDAWEPR is encoded by the coding sequence GTGCAGATCTCCGCGCGCGGCGACTACGCGGTCCGGGCGGCACTGAGCCTCGCCACCGCGTACCCTTCGCTGCTCTCCACCCAGGCGATCGCCACCGAGCAGGACATGCCGCGCAAGTTCCTGGAGGCGGTCCTGGCGGACCTGCGCCGGGCCGGCATCGTCCGGGCCCAGCGCGGTGCGGAGGGCGGCTACACCCTGGCCCGGCCGCCGCGTGAGGTCACCGTCGGCGCGATCCTGCGGGCCGTCGAGGGTCCCCTGGCGGGGGTACGCGGGCTGCGCCCCGAACAGACGAGGTACGAGGGCGCGGCGGAGAACCTGCCCCGGCTCTGGGTGGCCGTCCGGGCGGCCGTGCGGCAGGTCCTCGACGAGGTCAGCCTCGCGGAGATAATCAGTGGCCGCCTCCCGGCGCACGTCCGTAGGTTGACGGCCCTGCCCGACGCCTGGGAGCCGCGCTGA
- a CDS encoding SDR family oxidoreductase — MTELFSVTGKTVLVTGGSRGIGLMIARGFVQAGAHVIISSRKADVCRAVAEELSAQGRCEAIPADLGHDAGAEGLAAAVRERTDRLDVLVNNAGATWGAPLEAYPEAAFDKLWAVNVKAVFRLTTALLPALRAAASADDPARVITIGSVDGLRVPSMEVYAYSATKAAVHMLTRSLAHQLAGEHITVNAIAPGPFESKMMAFALDDPQSRAAIAQQVPLGRIGRPEDMAGTAIYLSSRAGAYLTGAVIPVDGGITTHG, encoded by the coding sequence ATGACGGAACTGTTCTCGGTCACCGGCAAGACGGTCCTGGTCACGGGCGGCTCACGCGGGATCGGGCTGATGATCGCCCGAGGCTTCGTGCAGGCCGGCGCCCACGTGATCATCTCGTCCCGCAAGGCCGACGTCTGCCGGGCGGTGGCCGAGGAACTCTCCGCCCAGGGCCGCTGCGAGGCCATCCCGGCCGACCTCGGCCACGACGCGGGCGCCGAAGGGCTCGCCGCCGCCGTCCGGGAGCGCACCGACCGGCTCGACGTGCTGGTCAACAACGCCGGCGCCACCTGGGGCGCGCCGCTGGAGGCGTACCCGGAGGCCGCGTTCGACAAGCTCTGGGCGGTCAACGTCAAGGCCGTCTTCCGGCTCACCACCGCGCTGCTGCCGGCGCTGCGCGCCGCTGCCAGCGCCGACGACCCCGCCCGCGTGATCACCATCGGCTCGGTCGACGGCCTGCGCGTGCCGTCCATGGAGGTGTACGCGTACTCGGCCACCAAGGCGGCCGTGCACATGCTCACCCGCAGCCTCGCCCACCAGCTCGCCGGCGAGCACATCACGGTCAACGCGATCGCGCCCGGGCCGTTCGAGAGCAAGATGATGGCCTTCGCCCTGGACGACCCGCAGTCGCGCGCGGCGATCGCGCAGCAGGTGCCGCTGGGGCGGATCGGCCGGCCGGAGGACATGGCCGGGACCGCGATCTACCTGTCGTCGCGGGCCGGGGCGTACCTCACCGGTGCGGTGATCCCGGTCGACGGCGGCATCACCACCCACGGCTGA
- a CDS encoding MarR family winged helix-turn-helix transcriptional regulator, with protein sequence MAVMTRWLDHDEQQTWRAFLTASRALMETLDRELQRDAGMPHAYYEILVRLSEAPQRRLRMSELAESTGSSRSRLSHAAARLEAAGWIRREECPTDRRGQIAVLTDDGFATLAAAAPGHVEGVRRHLFDALSPAQVDQLRRISETLVAHLTR encoded by the coding sequence ATGGCCGTCATGACCCGGTGGCTGGACCACGACGAGCAGCAGACCTGGCGGGCCTTCCTGACCGCCTCCCGGGCGCTGATGGAGACCCTCGACCGCGAGCTGCAACGCGACGCCGGCATGCCGCACGCGTACTACGAGATCCTGGTCCGGCTCTCCGAGGCCCCGCAGCGGCGGCTGCGGATGAGCGAGCTGGCCGAGAGCACCGGCTCGTCGCGCAGCCGGCTCTCGCACGCCGCCGCCCGGCTGGAGGCCGCCGGCTGGATCCGGCGCGAGGAGTGCCCCACCGACCGGCGCGGCCAGATCGCCGTGCTCACCGACGACGGGTTCGCCACGCTCGCCGCCGCCGCGCCCGGCCACGTCGAGGGTGTGCGCCGGCACCTCTTCGACGCGCTCAGCCCCGCCCAGGTCGACCAGCTGCGCCGGATCAGCGAGACCCTGGTGGCGCACCTGACGCGTTGA
- a CDS encoding SsgA family sporulation/cell division regulator: MSVIRPTTVEVETSLRLVAPDATALPVRASLRYDPADPYAVHVLFHAESAGGEAVSWSFARELLVTGLDEPAGIGDVRVWPWATPRGDFVALALSSPDGNALFEVPRSVLVRFLRRTYVVVPRGREAEHLDVDTAVNRLLAGR; the protein is encoded by the coding sequence ATGAGTGTCATCCGACCGACGACCGTAGAGGTCGAGACGTCGCTAAGGCTCGTCGCGCCTGACGCCACCGCATTGCCGGTGCGTGCCAGCCTGCGCTACGACCCTGCTGACCCGTATGCGGTCCATGTCCTGTTCCACGCCGAATCCGCCGGTGGCGAGGCCGTGAGCTGGTCCTTCGCCCGAGAGCTGCTGGTCACCGGCCTCGACGAGCCGGCCGGGATCGGGGACGTCCGGGTCTGGCCGTGGGCCACACCGCGCGGCGACTTCGTCGCGCTGGCGCTGTCGTCGCCCGACGGCAACGCCCTGTTCGAGGTGCCGCGCAGCGTCCTGGTGCGCTTCCTGCGGCGGACGTACGTCGTCGTCCCGCGCGGTCGCGAGGCCGAGCACCTGGACGTCGACACCGCGGTGAACCGGCTGCTCGCCGGTCGCTGA
- a CDS encoding GNAT family N-acetyltransferase, protein MPTPVLHTDRLLLQPYRPDDAEDSVALLTDPEVGRFMGDGPLSPAEAAALFGRLFDTVYANDLFDVWAVRRDGRYVGHAEIKRTDQVDGHEIIYALAKPAWGGGLGTELARALVRYGFDTLDLPRVYATVAAENHASLALLAKLGFVHERDVTEDDGSLTRVLAVDRA, encoded by the coding sequence ATGCCCACCCCCGTGCTGCACACCGACCGGCTGCTGCTGCAGCCCTACCGTCCGGACGACGCGGAGGACTCCGTCGCCCTGCTCACCGACCCCGAGGTGGGCCGGTTCATGGGCGACGGGCCGCTCAGCCCGGCCGAGGCGGCGGCCCTGTTCGGGCGGCTGTTCGACACGGTCTACGCGAACGACCTCTTCGACGTGTGGGCGGTGCGCCGCGACGGCCGGTACGTCGGGCACGCCGAGATCAAGCGGACCGACCAGGTGGACGGCCACGAGATCATCTACGCCCTGGCGAAGCCGGCCTGGGGCGGTGGCCTCGGCACCGAACTGGCCCGCGCCCTGGTCCGGTACGGCTTCGACACCCTCGACCTGCCCCGGGTGTACGCCACCGTCGCGGCCGAGAACCACGCCTCGCTGGCGTTGCTGGCCAAGCTCGGCTTCGTCCACGAGCGGGACGTCACCGAGGACGACGGCAGCCTCACCCGGGTCCTCGCCGTCGACCGCGCCTGA
- a CDS encoding potassium channel family protein, producing the protein MGGDGSYRREQRFAVATCVLLVLAYFLVPVEPDPNGLRLALRSAGTLALVVTVALLVTGQVRRQLTGHAPTGDAEVRALIRLAVALVAGVLTFALADYVVANTRPGQFVNMETRVDALYFALATLTTIGYGDVHAQGQIARVVVCAQMLFSIGVITTGASIVVRQLAGRNRR; encoded by the coding sequence ATGGGTGGGGACGGGTCGTACCGGCGGGAGCAGCGGTTCGCGGTGGCGACCTGCGTGCTGCTGGTGCTCGCCTACTTCCTCGTGCCGGTCGAGCCGGACCCGAACGGGCTGCGGCTGGCCCTGCGCTCGGCGGGGACCCTGGCCCTCGTGGTCACCGTCGCCCTGCTGGTCACCGGTCAGGTCCGCCGGCAGCTCACCGGGCACGCCCCGACCGGGGACGCGGAGGTCCGGGCACTGATCCGGCTCGCCGTCGCCCTGGTGGCCGGGGTGCTGACCTTCGCGCTCGCCGACTACGTGGTGGCGAACACCAGGCCTGGGCAGTTCGTCAACATGGAGACCCGGGTCGACGCGCTCTACTTCGCCCTGGCCACCCTCACCACCATCGGCTACGGCGACGTGCACGCGCAGGGGCAGATCGCCCGGGTGGTGGTCTGCGCGCAGATGCTGTTCAGCATCGGGGTGATCACGACCGGGGCGTCCATCGTGGTCAGGCAGTTGGCCGGTCGGAACCGGCGCTGA
- a CDS encoding tetratricopeptide repeat protein yields the protein MPSGFGELTLQAHQLVSAGDLAGAQRLLADALTDADPRPDHASPELADAAGLQARVLVALGEPHSARGWAAFAYAAAARLHGRSDERTVSAAATLAAVLHRVGSDARAARLYSEVILELTARDGPESLRVLAAHADLATVEYARGQCAQARERLQDAWELHREVYGDGHPSGIKMLARLGAMQRDCGRFTEAQDNLALARELARQHLDAEDPLARQVATLARSAADPDHVCDDEPPPEPQTPVVPAARTAPPDEGPPEPPSWPVGPAASDETYPPTVPGQRLPTEDVDGAYPYDPDADRWPTPDPAYDPVAASAPAGYAEEADGVHRVEQRADPSRLLPVVVPRHVAPPPRRNLALPAVVAGVAVVLLGTVAVIAGVSGVDGGDPPAAPPTGPTGVASTGPGTASPSSGALAAPGTPPDRVALDDRRGDIALSWRYPAGAEGPVVVSGGRAGQQPRAFQELPAGTESFVVYGLDRTNDYCFTVAVVWSTDSVGRSREVCTKRR from the coding sequence GTGCCCTCCGGCTTCGGTGAACTGACCCTCCAGGCGCACCAGCTGGTGTCCGCCGGTGACCTGGCCGGCGCCCAGCGGCTGCTCGCCGACGCGCTGACCGACGCCGACCCGCGCCCCGACCACGCCTCGCCCGAACTGGCCGACGCGGCCGGCCTCCAGGCCCGGGTGCTGGTGGCGCTCGGCGAGCCGCACTCCGCGCGGGGGTGGGCGGCCTTCGCGTACGCCGCGGCGGCCCGCCTGCACGGGCGCTCCGACGAGCGCACCGTCTCCGCCGCGGCCACCCTGGCGGCGGTGCTGCACCGGGTCGGCAGCGACGCCCGCGCCGCCCGGCTCTACTCCGAGGTCATCCTGGAGCTGACCGCCCGCGACGGCCCCGAGTCGCTGCGGGTGCTCGCCGCGCACGCCGACCTGGCCACCGTCGAGTACGCCCGGGGCCAGTGCGCGCAGGCCCGGGAGCGCCTGCAGGACGCCTGGGAGCTGCACCGCGAGGTCTACGGCGACGGGCACCCCAGCGGCATCAAGATGCTCGCCCGGCTCGGGGCGATGCAGCGCGACTGCGGCCGGTTCACCGAGGCGCAGGACAACCTCGCGCTCGCCCGTGAACTGGCCCGCCAGCACCTGGACGCCGAGGACCCGTTGGCCCGCCAGGTCGCCACGCTGGCCCGCTCCGCCGCCGACCCGGACCACGTCTGCGACGACGAGCCGCCACCGGAGCCCCAGACGCCGGTGGTGCCCGCGGCGCGTACCGCCCCACCGGACGAGGGGCCGCCCGAACCGCCGTCCTGGCCGGTCGGGCCGGCCGCGAGCGACGAGACGTACCCGCCGACGGTGCCCGGCCAGCGCCTGCCCACCGAGGACGTCGACGGGGCGTACCCGTACGACCCGGACGCCGACCGGTGGCCCACGCCCGACCCCGCGTACGACCCGGTGGCCGCGTCCGCGCCGGCCGGGTACGCCGAGGAGGCCGACGGGGTGCACCGGGTGGAGCAGCGGGCCGATCCGTCCCGGCTGCTGCCGGTCGTGGTGCCGCGGCACGTCGCGCCGCCCCCGCGCCGCAACCTGGCGCTGCCGGCCGTGGTGGCCGGGGTGGCCGTGGTGCTGCTCGGCACCGTCGCGGTGATCGCCGGGGTGTCCGGCGTCGACGGCGGCGATCCCCCGGCCGCCCCGCCGACCGGGCCGACCGGCGTCGCGTCCACCGGCCCCGGCACGGCGTCGCCGAGCAGCGGGGCGCTCGCCGCGCCCGGCACGCCCCCGGACCGGGTGGCCCTGGACGACCGGCGCGGCGACATCGCCCTGTCGTGGCGGTATCCGGCCGGCGCGGAGGGCCCGGTGGTCGTCTCCGGCGGCCGGGCCGGCCAGCAGCCGCGCGCCTTCCAGGAACTGCCCGCCGGGACGGAGAGCTTCGTCGTGTACGGCCTGGACCGCACCAACGACTACTGCTTCACCGTCGCGGTGGTCTGGTCCACCGACAGCGTGGGCCGCTCCCGCGAGGTCTGCACGAAGCGCCGCTGA
- a CDS encoding DUF4236 domain-containing protein, whose product MGLMFRKRKKYGPIILNFTENGFSSWSIKIGRWSWNSRAKAHRVDLPGPLSWKQDKTRA is encoded by the coding sequence ATGGGTCTGATGTTCCGCAAGCGCAAGAAGTACGGGCCGATCATCCTGAACTTCACCGAGAACGGCTTCTCGTCGTGGAGCATCAAGATCGGTCGCTGGTCCTGGAACTCCCGCGCCAAGGCGCACCGTGTCGACCTGCCGGGCCCGCTCTCCTGGAAGCAGGACAAGACCCGGGCGTGA
- a CDS encoding helix-turn-helix transcriptional regulator, with the protein MVPSGQLSPSTRPDLSEIDLLDLGDLAPEPAWRRPVLLDADLLVLVTGGHGTAELDFRVLPCRPGTLLRARPGQVLRCSPGLDATVVRWRDEALHGLDVEVDAVPTHHQLAGEDEDAVINEVSQLTVDVRRHRGDPAARALLRHQLAVLLLRLGLLPAKGGPEAHGAHRSEVATFRRLCREIERGYQHTRRVEDYAARLGCSVRTLTRACLAVTGRSAKQVVDERVALQASRLLAATDEPVARIGRRLGFPEPTNFGRFFTREVGVSPGAFRAARAEPPPRIVRPRPPAEPSTGNGRA; encoded by the coding sequence ATGGTCCCTTCCGGTCAGCTCTCCCCATCAACCCGTCCCGACCTGTCCGAGATCGACCTGCTCGACCTCGGCGACCTGGCGCCCGAGCCCGCCTGGCGCCGCCCGGTCCTGCTCGACGCCGACCTGCTCGTGCTGGTCACCGGCGGTCACGGCACCGCCGAGCTGGACTTCCGCGTCCTGCCCTGCCGTCCCGGCACGCTGCTGCGGGCCCGCCCCGGGCAGGTGCTGCGCTGCTCCCCCGGCCTCGACGCGACGGTGGTGCGCTGGCGCGACGAGGCGCTGCACGGGCTGGACGTCGAGGTCGACGCGGTACCCACCCACCACCAGCTCGCCGGTGAGGACGAGGACGCGGTCATCAACGAGGTCAGCCAGTTGACGGTCGACGTCCGCCGGCACCGGGGAGACCCGGCCGCCCGCGCGCTGCTGCGCCACCAGCTCGCGGTGCTGCTGCTGCGCCTGGGCCTGCTGCCGGCGAAGGGCGGGCCGGAGGCGCACGGCGCGCACCGCTCGGAGGTGGCCACCTTCCGCCGGCTCTGCCGCGAGATCGAGCGCGGCTACCAGCACACCCGCCGGGTGGAGGACTACGCGGCCCGCCTGGGCTGCTCGGTGCGTACCCTCACCCGGGCCTGCCTGGCGGTGACCGGACGCAGCGCCAAGCAGGTCGTCGACGAGCGGGTGGCGTTGCAGGCCAGCCGGCTGCTCGCCGCCACCGACGAGCCGGTGGCCCGGATCGGTCGCCGGCTCGGCTTCCCCGAGCCGACCAACTTCGGCCGCTTCTTCACCCGGGAGGTCGGGGTGAGCCCGGGGGCCTTCCGGGCGGCGCGCGCCGAGCCGCCGCCGCGGATCGTCCGGCCGCGCCCGCCCGCCGAGCCGTCCACCGGCAACGGGCGGGCATGA
- a CDS encoding HelD family protein, producing MLYGRLDDMREQAAQRLTEQLRTTGGTLQARSQRDSSVRMYAEQVEQFSAVENGLCFGRLDGADGARHYIGRIGIFDTGGDFDPLLMDWRAPAARPFYLATAANPQGMRRRRHLRTRQRKVTGLNDEVLDIATASPTAHEELTGEASLLAALNAGRTGRMRDIVETIQVEQDRIIRADLPGVLVVQGGPGTGKTAVALHRAAYLLYTHRRELSTRGVLLVGPNATFLRYISQVLPTLAETGVLLRTPGDLFPGVSARRAEPARTAALKGRTVMTEVLAAAVRDRQWVPDEPLEIEVERETLLLDPATVREARERVRRTGRPHNLARALFDVEIVHALADQVAEQIGADPLGGENLLSEADRAEIRRELREEPGVRAALDELWPVLTPQRLLADLYACTDRIAVAAPMLTDDERALLHREPGGGWTPADVPLLDEAAELLGEDERAAAARRERIRASQREYAEGVLEIWRGSRSIDVEDEADGGEILGVTDLLDADRLLERQEEADRLTTAQRAAADRSWAFGHVIVDEAQELSPMAWRLLMRRCPSRSMTIVGDVAQTGALAGTPSWADALEPYVAQRWRLEELTVSYRTPAEIMAVAADVLTGIDPALRPPRSVRATGVPPWDRAVAAGALADELVAATAREAAGLADGRLGVIVPQGRADELAAAVVAALPEAAVGEQPELESRVVVLTVDQAKGLEFDSVLVVDPDGIVAESPRGRSDLYVALTRATQRLGILRPTR from the coding sequence ATGCTCTACGGCCGGCTCGACGACATGCGCGAGCAGGCCGCCCAGCGGCTCACCGAGCAGCTGCGCACCACCGGCGGCACGTTGCAGGCCCGCTCCCAGCGGGACAGCTCCGTGCGGATGTACGCCGAGCAGGTCGAGCAGTTCTCGGCCGTGGAGAACGGCCTGTGCTTCGGCCGACTCGACGGCGCCGACGGCGCCCGGCACTACATCGGCCGGATCGGCATCTTCGACACCGGCGGCGACTTCGACCCGCTGCTGATGGACTGGCGCGCCCCCGCCGCCCGGCCGTTCTACCTCGCCACCGCCGCCAACCCGCAGGGGATGCGACGCCGGCGGCACCTGCGGACCCGCCAGCGCAAGGTCACCGGGCTCAACGACGAGGTGCTGGACATCGCCACCGCCTCCCCCACCGCCCACGAGGAGCTGACCGGCGAGGCGTCGCTGCTCGCCGCGCTCAACGCCGGACGCACCGGGCGGATGCGCGACATCGTGGAGACCATCCAGGTCGAGCAGGACCGGATCATCCGGGCCGACCTGCCGGGCGTGCTGGTGGTGCAGGGCGGCCCGGGCACCGGCAAGACGGCGGTGGCGCTGCACCGGGCGGCGTACCTGCTCTACACCCACCGGCGGGAACTCTCCACCCGGGGCGTGCTGCTGGTCGGCCCGAACGCCACCTTCCTGCGCTACATCTCGCAGGTGCTGCCGACGCTGGCCGAGACCGGCGTGCTGCTGCGTACCCCCGGCGACCTCTTCCCCGGGGTGAGCGCGCGGCGCGCGGAGCCGGCGCGCACCGCGGCGCTCAAGGGCCGCACGGTGATGACCGAGGTGCTCGCCGCCGCCGTACGCGACCGGCAGTGGGTGCCGGACGAGCCGCTGGAGATCGAGGTCGAGCGGGAGACGCTGCTGCTGGACCCGGCGACCGTCCGCGAGGCCCGGGAACGGGTCCGGCGCACCGGCCGCCCGCACAACCTGGCCCGCGCGCTCTTCGACGTCGAGATCGTGCACGCCCTCGCCGACCAGGTCGCCGAGCAGATCGGCGCGGACCCGCTGGGCGGGGAGAACCTGCTCTCCGAGGCCGACCGCGCCGAGATCCGCCGGGAGCTGCGCGAGGAGCCCGGGGTCCGGGCCGCGCTGGACGAGCTGTGGCCGGTGCTCACCCCGCAGCGCCTGCTCGCCGACCTGTACGCCTGCACCGACCGGATCGCCGTCGCGGCGCCGATGCTCACCGACGACGAGCGGGCGCTGCTGCACCGCGAGCCCGGTGGCGGCTGGACGCCGGCCGACGTGCCGCTGCTGGACGAGGCCGCCGAACTGCTCGGCGAGGACGAGCGGGCCGCCGCCGCGCGCCGCGAGCGGATCCGCGCCTCCCAACGCGAGTACGCCGAGGGCGTGCTGGAGATCTGGCGGGGTTCCCGCTCGATCGACGTCGAGGACGAGGCCGACGGCGGTGAGATCCTCGGCGTCACCGACCTGCTCGACGCCGACCGGCTGCTGGAGCGGCAGGAGGAGGCCGACCGGCTGACCACCGCCCAGCGGGCCGCCGCCGACCGGAGCTGGGCGTTCGGGCACGTCATCGTCGACGAGGCGCAGGAGTTGTCGCCGATGGCCTGGCGACTGCTGATGCGCCGCTGCCCGAGCCGGTCGATGACCATCGTGGGCGACGTGGCGCAGACCGGCGCGCTCGCCGGCACACCCTCCTGGGCCGACGCGCTGGAGCCGTACGTGGCCCAGCGCTGGCGGCTGGAGGAGCTGACCGTCAGCTACCGCACCCCCGCCGAGATCATGGCGGTCGCCGCCGACGTGCTCACCGGGATCGACCCGGCGCTGCGCCCGCCCCGCTCGGTACGCGCCACCGGCGTACCGCCGTGGGACCGCGCGGTCGCGGCCGGCGCGCTCGCCGACGAGCTGGTCGCGGCGACGGCGCGGGAGGCCGCCGGGCTGGCCGACGGTCGGCTCGGCGTGATCGTGCCGCAGGGACGCGCCGACGAGCTGGCCGCCGCCGTGGTGGCCGCGCTGCCCGAGGCGGCCGTCGGCGAGCAGCCGGAGCTGGAGAGCCGGGTGGTGGTGCTCACCGTCGACCAGGCCAAGGGCCTGGAGTTCGACAGCGTGCTGGTGGTCGACCCGGACGGCATCGTCGCCGAGTCCCCGCGCGGCCGCAGCGACCTCTACGTCGCCCTCACCCGCGCCACCCAACGCCTCGGCATCCTCCGCCCCACCCGCTAA
- a CDS encoding TIGR02611 family protein: protein MDVRAATGSPEVGVRAAERRGNAVPMDQPDRDGRTVADGRSGASRSRRPARGGAPGRPAVRGGSGTALAERPRAGWRQRVRTTLELIRSNPTGRVTLKIFIAVAGALVVTVGIALIPLPGPGWLIVIAGLAIWAVEFHWARRLLGFTRRHVHNWTRWVTSRSLPVRFVLGSIGLVFVATVVWLSLKYSLGIDLVARLLHYLATH, encoded by the coding sequence ATGGATGTCCGCGCCGCGACCGGCTCACCAGAAGTAGGGGTCCGAGCAGCCGAAAGGCGGGGGAACGCGGTGCCGATGGATCAGCCCGACCGGGACGGACGGACGGTCGCCGACGGTCGTTCCGGCGCTTCGCGCTCCCGCCGTCCGGCCCGAGGTGGCGCCCCCGGTCGTCCCGCCGTCAGGGGTGGCTCCGGCACCGCCCTGGCCGAGCGGCCGCGCGCCGGCTGGCGGCAGCGGGTCCGCACCACCCTCGAACTGATCCGGTCCAACCCCACCGGCAGGGTCACCCTCAAGATCTTCATCGCGGTGGCCGGGGCGCTGGTGGTGACCGTCGGCATCGCCCTCATCCCGCTGCCCGGCCCGGGCTGGCTGATCGTGATCGCCGGCCTCGCCATCTGGGCGGTCGAGTTCCACTGGGCGCGACGACTGCTCGGCTTCACCCGGCGGCACGTGCACAACTGGACGCGATGGGTGACCTCACGATCACTGCCGGTCCGCTTCGTGCTCGGCTCGATCGGCCTGGTCTTCGTGGCGACCGTGGTCTGGCTGTCGCTCAAGTACAGCCTCGGGATCGACCTGGTGGCGCGGCTGCTGCACTACCTGGCGACGCACTGA